One Arthrobacter sp. FW306-07-I genomic window carries:
- a CDS encoding ABC transporter substrate-binding protein: MKFGLKKSVLGITGAFAAAALALTGCGSSPQAGKVGTAEDPVTIRFAWWGNDSRAKTTMEVIKAFEAANPTIKVQGENTEFSSYWDKMATQIAGGTMPDVIAMSGAYPSEYASRGVLLDLDKVKDQIDTSKFAEGTVDLGKIDGKQYTITAGVNSMSMVLDPKVFEAAGVAMPDDETWTWDDYARVAAEITQKSPAGTFGTTPMANDSFLAVWARQNGEALYTDDGKKMGISEDTLTRWFELNKKLTETGGAPSASQTVEDGSAQPEMTLMGQGKQGMKISWSNQMTSYSGSPLVMVKLPGESKAPGAWLRSSMEYAISSKSPQSKEAALFINYLVNNMDAASKIKSDRGMPANTELKAGITPMLKETQQKEAAYLDRIAAMKIEAPKPFPAGSSATMEVLNRYNTDVLFGKISPRDAAKGMISEVNQNLA, translated from the coding sequence ATGAAGTTTGGTCTCAAGAAATCCGTCCTGGGCATCACCGGCGCCTTCGCCGCGGCCGCGCTGGCCCTCACCGGCTGCGGCAGCAGTCCGCAGGCAGGAAAAGTGGGGACGGCAGAAGATCCCGTCACCATCCGGTTCGCCTGGTGGGGCAACGATTCCAGGGCCAAAACCACCATGGAAGTGATCAAGGCGTTCGAGGCCGCGAACCCCACCATCAAGGTCCAGGGCGAGAACACCGAATTCAGCTCCTACTGGGACAAGATGGCCACCCAGATTGCGGGCGGAACCATGCCGGACGTCATTGCCATGAGCGGCGCCTATCCCAGCGAGTACGCCAGCCGCGGAGTCCTGCTGGACCTGGACAAGGTCAAGGACCAGATCGATACGTCCAAGTTCGCGGAAGGCACCGTGGACCTGGGCAAGATCGACGGCAAGCAGTACACCATCACCGCGGGCGTCAACTCGATGTCCATGGTCCTCGACCCCAAGGTCTTCGAGGCCGCCGGTGTCGCCATGCCGGATGACGAGACCTGGACCTGGGACGACTACGCCAGGGTCGCTGCCGAAATCACGCAAAAGTCGCCGGCCGGAACGTTCGGCACCACGCCCATGGCCAACGATTCCTTCCTGGCCGTCTGGGCCCGCCAAAACGGGGAAGCCCTCTACACCGACGACGGAAAGAAGATGGGCATCAGCGAGGACACCCTGACCCGCTGGTTCGAGCTCAACAAGAAGCTGACGGAGACCGGCGGCGCCCCGTCTGCCTCGCAGACCGTGGAGGACGGTTCCGCGCAGCCCGAAATGACCCTGATGGGGCAAGGCAAACAAGGGATGAAGATTTCCTGGAGCAACCAGATGACCTCCTACTCCGGCTCGCCGCTGGTCATGGTGAAGCTCCCGGGCGAAAGCAAGGCACCCGGCGCGTGGCTGCGCTCCTCCATGGAATACGCCATCTCGTCCAAGTCGCCACAGTCCAAGGAAGCTGCCCTCTTCATTAACTACCTGGTCAACAACATGGACGCAGCGTCCAAGATCAAGAGTGACCGGGGAATGCCCGCCAACACTGAACTCAAGGCCGGCATCACTCCTATGCTGAAGGAAACCCAGCAGAAGGAGGCCGCGTACCTGGACCGCATTGCCGCCATGAAGATCGAAGCTCCGAAGCCGTTCCCGGCAGGATCATCGGCAACCATGGAGGTTTTGAACCGTTACAACACGGATGTACTCTTCGGAAAGATCTCCCCGCGCGATGCTGCCAAGGGCATGATCTCCGAGGTCAACCAGAACCTCGCCTGA
- a CDS encoding DUF6807 family protein, whose product MTTQHPAESAQQQPTSTAIPRVALVGVHGFGERHLANLARLEAAGALQLVAVADPLPPQAGTLADTVAVFPDLDSLLAAQPGADVVILATPIQTHAPLALAALSAGMDVYVEKPPVASLAQYDQVLAAAQEKGRLVQVGFQSLGSHALPAIRDKVAAGEIGTVLGISATGQWLRTKAYFKRSRWAGKRSLDGTDVVDGVATNALAHAVATGLSLAGAHTLSDVASVETDLYRANQTESDDTSVLRIRTAGGNTLLCALTLCAPEQLDPTVTVHGTLGDITLYYTRDEVVISSADGERHETYGRTDLLENLLDARATGTPLLCALQDTGAFTAVLEAIRTSPAPAPIDTASISWEGDGDDAHPVIQGISDLIGRAIKSQATFADLGVPWARALPPVRALALDGRPVADYQDGSHIRAVSSPRPYLHPVRTLGGTVVTDHMPLDHVWHLGVGVALQDVDGVNFWGGRTYTREAGQYIWRPDHGSITATASQQTDDGGGQKGRLQETLEWNGPDGSPVLVEERTWAWSAVAPSIWRLSVDFALSPAGDKPVSLGSPGSNGRFEGGYGGFFWRLPACGEAAVWTQAGSGESKTHGSVTRWLAWSGRFDGGPATLVFVAPEGCTDPWFVRVEGYPGVGQSLAWDSPVLARPGNPVRRHITVFVADGILATADVEALINQQGDPS is encoded by the coding sequence GTGACCACACAGCACCCAGCGGAATCCGCCCAGCAACAGCCCACCTCCACCGCCATCCCCCGGGTTGCGCTGGTGGGCGTGCACGGCTTCGGCGAGCGCCACCTCGCCAACCTGGCCCGGCTCGAGGCGGCCGGCGCCCTGCAACTGGTGGCAGTGGCCGATCCCCTTCCGCCGCAGGCCGGCACCCTGGCCGATACGGTTGCCGTCTTCCCCGATCTGGACTCGCTGCTGGCCGCACAGCCGGGTGCCGACGTCGTCATTCTTGCCACCCCCATCCAAACCCACGCGCCGCTGGCCCTCGCCGCGCTGTCCGCCGGGATGGACGTCTATGTGGAAAAGCCACCGGTGGCCTCCCTGGCGCAGTACGATCAGGTCCTTGCCGCCGCACAGGAGAAGGGACGCCTGGTCCAAGTGGGCTTCCAAAGCCTGGGATCCCACGCCCTGCCCGCCATCCGTGACAAAGTTGCTGCCGGGGAGATCGGCACCGTCCTGGGCATCAGCGCCACAGGCCAGTGGCTGCGGACCAAGGCCTACTTCAAGCGCTCACGCTGGGCAGGGAAGCGCAGCCTGGACGGCACCGACGTGGTGGATGGCGTGGCCACGAATGCGCTGGCCCACGCCGTTGCCACGGGTCTGTCCCTGGCCGGCGCCCACACGCTCTCCGACGTCGCCTCCGTGGAAACCGACCTCTACCGGGCCAACCAGACCGAGAGCGACGACACCTCGGTGCTCCGGATCCGCACCGCCGGCGGGAACACCCTGCTGTGCGCCCTCACATTGTGCGCCCCCGAGCAGCTCGATCCCACCGTCACTGTGCATGGAACCCTGGGCGACATCACCCTCTACTACACGCGGGATGAGGTGGTGATCAGCAGCGCCGACGGCGAGCGCCATGAAACGTACGGCCGCACCGACCTGCTGGAGAACCTGCTGGACGCCCGCGCCACCGGGACGCCCCTGCTGTGCGCCCTGCAGGACACCGGCGCCTTCACCGCAGTGCTGGAAGCCATCCGCACCTCCCCCGCGCCGGCTCCGATTGATACTGCATCCATCTCCTGGGAGGGCGACGGCGACGACGCCCACCCCGTGATCCAGGGCATCAGCGACCTGATCGGGCGCGCCATCAAGTCACAGGCAACGTTCGCCGACCTTGGCGTCCCGTGGGCCCGGGCCCTCCCGCCGGTCCGGGCGCTGGCCTTGGATGGCCGGCCGGTGGCGGACTACCAGGACGGCAGCCACATCCGCGCCGTATCCTCCCCGCGCCCCTACCTGCACCCTGTCCGGACCCTCGGCGGCACGGTGGTTACGGACCACATGCCGCTGGACCACGTGTGGCATCTGGGTGTTGGGGTGGCACTGCAGGACGTGGACGGCGTCAATTTCTGGGGCGGACGCACCTATACGCGGGAGGCCGGGCAGTACATCTGGCGCCCGGACCACGGCAGCATCACGGCCACCGCTTCACAGCAGACCGACGACGGCGGCGGGCAAAAGGGCAGGCTCCAGGAGACCCTGGAGTGGAACGGCCCCGACGGCTCCCCCGTCCTGGTGGAGGAACGCACCTGGGCGTGGTCCGCCGTCGCGCCTTCCATCTGGCGGTTGTCGGTGGACTTTGCCCTGTCCCCCGCGGGGGACAAGCCCGTCAGCCTGGGCAGCCCGGGCTCCAACGGCCGCTTCGAGGGCGGCTATGGCGGCTTCTTCTGGCGCCTGCCGGCGTGCGGGGAAGCGGCGGTGTGGACGCAGGCCGGCAGCGGCGAGTCAAAGACCCACGGCAGCGTCACGCGCTGGCTCGCTTGGTCCGGAAGGTTCGACGGCGGGCCGGCCACCTTGGTGTTCGTCGCCCCGGAAGGCTGCACGGACCCGTGGTTTGTCCGTGTGGAGGGCTACCCCGGCGTGGGACAGTCGCTCGCCTGGGACAGTCCCGTCTTGGCCCGGCCGGGAAACCCGGTACGGCGGCACATCACCGTTTTCGTGGCCGACGGAATCCTGGCCACCGCCGACGTAGAAGCGCTTATTAACCAACAGGGGGACCCGTCATGA
- a CDS encoding aldehyde dehydrogenase (NADP(+)), whose protein sequence is MTTATLSLTELTAAATAAAKIAAAASDAERAGWLNAVADALDANAAELVDIADAETSLGATRLTGEVARTTGQLRLFARVITEGSYLEAIIDHAEPAATPPRPDLRRILKPIGPVAVFSASNFPFAFSVAGGDTASALAVGCSVIVKAHSGHLRLSERTAEIVAEALRRAGAPEGLFALVHGREVGTALVQDPAIKAVGFTGSIPGGRALFDLATSRPDPIPFYGELGSLNPVVITAEALQARSAELAAGLAGSFTLGAGQFCTKPGLVFIPAGTDFASEAAEASRYKPALGMLTSRIAEAYPDGLRSFASVDGVDVVGGSVDQDAVANGAAPVVFCTSAAKVLENPEQLLEECFGPTTILIEYKDREELAAVLAKVPGSLTATLHSEQGEDIEALVEQLSGLAGRVLFEGWPTGVAVNWAQQHGGPYPATTSLFTSVGATAVRRFQRPVAYQDAPESVLHPALREDNPLRIPRRVDGELQLP, encoded by the coding sequence GTGACAACTGCAACGCTTTCCCTCACCGAACTCACTGCCGCCGCCACGGCCGCAGCAAAAATCGCCGCGGCTGCCTCCGACGCCGAACGCGCCGGCTGGTTGAACGCGGTGGCAGACGCCCTGGACGCCAACGCCGCCGAGCTGGTAGACATCGCGGACGCCGAAACCAGCCTGGGGGCCACCCGCCTGACGGGCGAGGTGGCCCGCACCACCGGCCAGCTGCGCCTGTTTGCCCGCGTGATCACCGAAGGCTCCTACCTGGAAGCCATCATCGACCACGCGGAGCCGGCCGCCACCCCGCCCCGGCCGGACCTCCGCCGGATCCTCAAGCCCATCGGTCCGGTAGCGGTTTTCTCGGCGTCCAACTTCCCGTTCGCCTTCTCGGTGGCCGGCGGAGACACTGCCTCGGCGCTCGCCGTCGGCTGTTCAGTGATCGTCAAGGCACACTCCGGCCACCTGCGGCTCTCCGAACGGACGGCGGAAATCGTGGCGGAGGCGCTTCGCCGCGCCGGGGCACCGGAGGGCCTGTTCGCCCTGGTCCACGGCCGCGAAGTGGGAACAGCCCTGGTCCAGGATCCTGCCATCAAGGCCGTGGGGTTCACCGGATCCATCCCCGGCGGCCGTGCCCTGTTCGACCTTGCCACCTCCCGCCCCGACCCCATCCCGTTCTACGGTGAACTGGGCAGCCTCAACCCCGTGGTCATCACAGCGGAAGCGCTGCAGGCACGCTCAGCGGAACTCGCCGCCGGACTTGCCGGGTCCTTCACCCTGGGCGCCGGGCAGTTCTGCACCAAGCCGGGCCTGGTGTTCATCCCCGCGGGAACCGACTTCGCCTCGGAGGCGGCAGAAGCGAGCAGGTACAAGCCGGCCCTGGGCATGCTGACCAGCCGCATCGCCGAGGCCTACCCGGACGGGCTCCGCAGTTTCGCTTCCGTTGACGGCGTGGACGTGGTGGGCGGCAGCGTGGACCAGGACGCCGTGGCCAACGGCGCCGCTCCGGTGGTCTTTTGCACCAGTGCCGCCAAAGTCCTGGAAAACCCGGAGCAGCTGCTGGAGGAATGCTTCGGACCCACCACCATCCTCATCGAGTACAAGGACCGGGAGGAGCTGGCTGCCGTCCTGGCCAAGGTCCCGGGAAGCCTCACGGCAACGCTCCACAGCGAGCAGGGTGAGGATATCGAGGCCCTGGTGGAGCAGCTCTCCGGGCTGGCCGGACGCGTCCTGTTCGAAGGCTGGCCCACGGGCGTGGCCGTGAACTGGGCCCAGCAGCACGGCGGCCCCTACCCCGCCACCACGTCGCTGTTCACCTCGGTGGGTGCGACGGCGGTCCGCAGGTTCCAGCGCCCCGTGGCCTACCAGGACGCCCCGGAAAGCGTGCTGCACCCGGCACTGCGCGAGGACAACCCGCTGCGCATCCCGCGCCGGGTGGACGGGGAACTGCAGCTTCCGTAG
- a CDS encoding 5-dehydro-4-deoxyglucarate dehydratase: MKFDGVLFFPVTPFTADGAVDVELLKEHIGSRLPFGPGGVFPACGTGEFHALSIDEVRTVVAAAVEVVAGKVPVVAGAGGPLGHALAAARAAEEAGADALLVLPPYLVTGPTDGLVAYIEAVANASSLPVIVYHRGNAKFTAASMAKLAANPKVIGFKDGLGDVGLAQEIVTAVRATGRTDFAFFNGLLTAELTQGAYRGLGIPLYSSAAFAMAPEIAKAYYDAYVSGDEDRRSALLEGFYAPLVRLRDQTPGFGVSLIKAGLRLAGLPVGSVRPPLVDPTEEQLVELKAILAKGHELAGS, encoded by the coding sequence ATGAAATTCGACGGCGTTCTCTTCTTCCCCGTCACCCCGTTTACGGCCGATGGTGCCGTTGACGTGGAGCTGCTCAAGGAGCACATCGGCTCCCGGCTGCCCTTTGGGCCCGGCGGCGTGTTTCCCGCCTGCGGCACAGGTGAATTCCACGCCTTGAGCATTGACGAGGTCCGCACCGTGGTGGCGGCCGCCGTCGAAGTGGTCGCGGGCAAGGTTCCCGTGGTGGCCGGTGCAGGCGGGCCCTTGGGCCACGCGCTCGCTGCGGCGCGTGCCGCTGAGGAGGCTGGCGCGGACGCCCTCCTGGTGCTCCCGCCCTACCTGGTCACGGGCCCGACGGACGGCCTGGTGGCCTACATTGAGGCTGTGGCCAACGCCAGCAGCCTGCCGGTCATCGTGTACCACCGCGGCAACGCGAAGTTCACCGCCGCGTCCATGGCCAAACTTGCGGCCAATCCCAAGGTGATCGGCTTCAAGGACGGCCTGGGCGACGTGGGCCTGGCCCAGGAGATCGTGACCGCCGTCCGCGCCACCGGCCGGACAGACTTCGCCTTCTTCAACGGCCTGCTCACCGCCGAACTGACCCAGGGCGCCTACCGCGGCCTGGGCATCCCGCTCTACTCCTCCGCAGCCTTCGCCATGGCCCCGGAGATCGCCAAGGCCTACTACGACGCCTACGTTTCAGGCGACGAGGACCGGCGCAGCGCCCTGCTCGAGGGTTTCTACGCACCCCTGGTCCGCCTGCGCGACCAGACCCCGGGGTTCGGCGTTTCCCTAATCAAGGCGGGACTGCGGTTGGCCGGGCTGCCCGTCGGTTCGGTGCGCCCGCCGCTGGTGGACCCCACGGAGGAACAGCTGGTGGAGCTCAAGGCCATCCTGGCCAAGGGCCACGAGCTGGCCGGCAGCTGA
- a CDS encoding M24 family metallopeptidase, which produces MTQTTTTAAPPKEARRPPGSRTDRTIKRRCVLDILDAAGRDSLLLTSNTALTWYLDGSRVHISLAGDPIAALLVDRDGDHLVTFNNEAGRIEAEELPAQVNLHTVPWYGNLHQAAAAVGSSSRPPLAEADVTAQLRAARQQLLPAESARYSQLSAELAAMMTDVLSAARPETTEFELVSALAARVVAAGAEPLVLLCNGSSRSDFRHPLATHAPLGRRAMAVVCARRDGLVANITRWVRFDAGTPKERDAEARIAAVEADIFDATVPGARLDRIFAEIQAAYARHGFGTDQWEQHHQGGPAGYAGRDPRVTSAVTDTVVLDQAFTWNPSGPGVKIEDTIQLTESGLRVLTVDPRWPISTVNGLERPVTLQL; this is translated from the coding sequence ATGACGCAAACAACAACCACAGCCGCTCCCCCGAAGGAGGCACGGCGGCCGCCGGGCTCAAGGACGGACCGCACCATCAAGCGCCGCTGCGTCCTGGACATCCTGGACGCTGCCGGGCGGGACTCCCTGCTCCTGACCTCCAACACTGCCCTGACGTGGTACTTGGACGGCAGCCGCGTGCACATCAGCTTGGCCGGCGACCCCATCGCAGCCCTCCTGGTGGACCGCGACGGCGACCACCTGGTGACCTTCAACAATGAGGCCGGGCGGATCGAGGCCGAAGAGCTTCCAGCCCAAGTCAACCTGCACACCGTGCCCTGGTACGGCAACCTGCACCAGGCCGCCGCCGCCGTCGGAAGCAGTTCCCGGCCGCCGCTCGCGGAAGCGGACGTCACAGCGCAACTGCGCGCCGCCCGCCAGCAGCTCCTCCCGGCCGAGAGCGCGCGGTACTCCCAGCTCAGCGCCGAGCTGGCTGCCATGATGACGGACGTTCTTTCCGCAGCGCGCCCGGAGACCACCGAGTTCGAACTCGTCTCGGCGCTGGCCGCCCGCGTGGTGGCGGCCGGCGCGGAGCCGCTGGTACTCCTGTGCAACGGCAGCTCCCGCAGCGATTTCCGGCACCCTTTGGCCACCCACGCCCCGCTGGGCCGTCGTGCCATGGCCGTGGTGTGCGCCCGCCGGGACGGCCTGGTGGCCAACATCACCCGCTGGGTCAGGTTCGACGCCGGCACCCCGAAAGAGCGCGACGCCGAGGCCCGTATCGCGGCCGTGGAAGCGGACATCTTCGATGCCACGGTTCCCGGGGCGCGCCTGGACAGGATCTTTGCCGAAATCCAGGCAGCGTACGCCCGGCACGGCTTCGGGACGGACCAGTGGGAGCAGCATCACCAGGGCGGACCGGCCGGATACGCGGGGCGTGACCCCAGAGTGACGTCTGCGGTGACCGACACTGTGGTGCTGGACCAGGCCTTCACCTGGAACCCGTCAGGCCCCGGCGTCAAGATCGAAGACACCATCCAGCTGACGGAGTCCGGCCTCCGCGTCCTGACGGTGGACCCGCGCTGGCCCATAAGCACCGTCAACGGGCTGGAGCGGCCGGTGACGCTGCAGCTGTAG
- a CDS encoding mandelate racemase/muconate lactonizing enzyme family protein: MTAPTAESVRTVPRITGLATRLLTVPLRRHWGTEAPENHVIATELSTDDGGTGFGFSWTPTIGPQAVKALLDYDIAPFITGLPASPEAVWDAVWKRLHEAGGGGLTTIAMAGVDLALWDLQARRAGTSVTGLLGQRQDSAEVYGSGVNLHYTLDELVAQAERWVAAGHQAVKIKVGKPDIREDVERLAAVRSVLGPDRRLMIDANQRWDLPTTFRALDVLAEFGLEWLEEPIRADDLWAYRRLRKHSPVPVALGENLHTIYRFRDFIEAEAVDIIQPNIIRVGGITPFRRIVELARSHSIKVMPHLLPELSGQLALTLAEPTLVEDVEEASFEQLGILDQPSPVRFSNSRVTLADHAGLGFRFKDRLQ, from the coding sequence ATGACGGCGCCTACGGCCGAATCCGTCCGCACCGTTCCCCGCATCACCGGGCTGGCCACGCGGCTCCTCACCGTTCCGCTGCGGCGGCACTGGGGTACGGAGGCACCGGAGAACCACGTGATCGCAACCGAGCTTTCCACGGACGACGGCGGCACGGGCTTTGGTTTTTCCTGGACACCCACCATCGGTCCCCAGGCAGTCAAGGCGCTGCTTGATTACGACATCGCACCTTTCATCACCGGCCTGCCGGCATCGCCCGAGGCCGTGTGGGACGCGGTATGGAAGCGCCTGCACGAAGCCGGTGGCGGCGGGCTCACCACCATTGCCATGGCCGGGGTGGACCTCGCGCTGTGGGACCTGCAGGCGCGCCGTGCCGGAACATCGGTCACCGGTTTGCTGGGCCAGCGCCAGGACTCCGCCGAGGTCTACGGCTCCGGGGTGAACCTGCACTACACCCTGGACGAGCTGGTGGCGCAGGCCGAACGCTGGGTCGCCGCGGGCCACCAGGCGGTCAAGATCAAGGTAGGCAAACCGGACATCCGCGAGGACGTCGAACGCCTTGCCGCAGTGCGCTCCGTCCTGGGCCCGGACCGCAGGCTCATGATCGATGCCAACCAACGGTGGGACCTGCCCACCACCTTCCGCGCCCTGGATGTCCTGGCCGAATTCGGGCTGGAGTGGCTGGAGGAGCCCATCCGCGCGGACGACCTCTGGGCCTACCGGCGGCTGCGGAAACATTCACCGGTGCCCGTCGCCCTCGGCGAAAACCTGCACACCATCTACCGGTTCCGCGATTTCATTGAGGCGGAAGCGGTGGACATCATCCAGCCCAACATCATCCGGGTAGGCGGGATCACCCCGTTCCGGCGGATCGTGGAGCTGGCACGGAGCCACAGCATAAAGGTGATGCCGCACCTGCTGCCGGAACTGTCCGGACAGCTGGCCCTCACCCTGGCGGAGCCCACCCTGGTGGAGGACGTCGAAGAGGCGTCCTTCGAACAGCTGGGCATCCTCGACCAACCATCGCCGGTGCGGTTCAGCAACAGCCGGGTGACGCTCGCGGACCACGCCGGGCTGGGTTTCCGCTTCAAGGACAGGCTGCAATGA
- a CDS encoding acetylxylan esterase yields MTPTARPSAIAGYEDWPDYVREHPLHAASSAAAQELADALGVPERGALPEVTVHWEETYDGATTSQLSWQLGFGPRTTGWLVKPAGSLGPLPGVVALHCHGGNKFGGADRLVELPDNHPSAAAARAGHYDGRALATAIARRGFAVLAHDTFAWGSRRFNLETPPWRTASATAARRAQWREDGVVPSEAEEYNAAAGFHEDTVAKAAGLLGTSLAGMVAHDDLAALDILAELPDVDQDRLGCIGFSGGGGRSLALAALSPRVRAAVVTCMMTTFESLFPAYLDAHSWLLQTPGLWKLGDWPELTCRAETARFLVQYALADELFPEDGMRQADQLLQSLHPGTDAYTGSFWPGGHVFTAGMQDEALDFLAGTLTS; encoded by the coding sequence GTGACCCCAACAGCACGGCCCAGCGCCATTGCCGGCTATGAGGACTGGCCCGACTACGTCCGGGAGCATCCGCTCCACGCAGCCTCCAGCGCCGCGGCGCAGGAGCTGGCGGACGCGCTGGGCGTCCCGGAGCGCGGTGCACTTCCTGAGGTAACGGTGCACTGGGAGGAAACATACGACGGCGCCACCACCTCCCAGCTCAGCTGGCAGTTGGGCTTCGGTCCACGGACTACGGGCTGGCTGGTGAAGCCGGCCGGGAGTCTTGGTCCGCTGCCGGGCGTCGTGGCACTGCACTGCCACGGCGGGAACAAGTTCGGCGGGGCCGACCGGCTGGTGGAACTCCCGGACAACCACCCGTCGGCTGCCGCTGCCCGCGCAGGACACTATGACGGCCGCGCCCTGGCCACCGCCATCGCCCGCCGGGGATTTGCCGTCCTGGCCCACGACACATTCGCGTGGGGCAGCCGCAGGTTCAACCTCGAAACTCCCCCATGGCGGACGGCCTCCGCAACAGCGGCGAGGCGGGCGCAGTGGCGGGAGGACGGCGTAGTGCCTTCCGAGGCGGAGGAATACAACGCCGCTGCCGGCTTTCATGAAGACACCGTTGCCAAGGCAGCCGGCCTGCTGGGCACCAGCCTGGCCGGCATGGTGGCGCATGACGACCTTGCCGCCCTGGACATCCTGGCAGAACTTCCGGACGTCGACCAGGACAGGCTGGGCTGCATCGGCTTCTCGGGCGGCGGCGGCCGCTCCCTTGCCCTCGCCGCCCTCAGCCCGCGCGTCCGGGCCGCTGTGGTCACCTGCATGATGACCACCTTCGAGTCGCTCTTCCCCGCCTACCTGGACGCGCACTCCTGGCTGCTGCAGACTCCCGGCCTGTGGAAACTGGGCGACTGGCCGGAGCTCACCTGCCGGGCGGAAACAGCACGCTTCCTGGTGCAGTACGCCCTGGCGGATGAGCTGTTCCCGGAGGACGGGATGCGCCAGGCGGACCAACTGCTGCAATCCCTGCACCCCGGCACGGACGCCTACACCGGCAGCTTCTGGCCGGGCGGGCACGTGTTCACGGCGGGCATGCAGGACGAGGCCCTCGATTTCCTGGCCGGGACACTGACCTCTTGA
- a CDS encoding NAD-dependent epimerase/dehydratase family protein — protein MSRIFVTGGSGRLGRSVVAGLAQAGHEVVSVDRDAVPAELLPAGVVQETADLLAPGEALRLIGAAKPDAVIHLAAIAVPFSAPEDVIFGANTRLAFAVISAATEVGVPKIVTASSPTVLGYGCPAGWLPPSFPLDERTPAKPWNAYALSKLIAEQTVQMFAAAQGERIRYAAFRPCFVISPEEWEGAPTQQGHTLAERLADPALSAPALFNYVDARDVADFLDLLLQKMEDIPNGETFFVGAADALATAPLAELMPKFLPGSEALSAGLTGTSPAFSIAKAQELLGWQPKRTWRTELKPTLNDEASTLVTAGGGAKETS, from the coding sequence ATGAGCAGGATATTTGTCACCGGCGGCTCGGGCCGCCTGGGCCGCAGCGTTGTGGCCGGGCTCGCCCAGGCCGGCCACGAGGTAGTCTCGGTGGACCGCGACGCCGTACCCGCTGAACTGCTGCCGGCCGGCGTCGTCCAGGAAACCGCCGACCTGCTGGCCCCGGGTGAGGCGTTGCGCCTGATCGGGGCAGCAAAGCCCGACGCCGTCATCCACCTTGCAGCGATCGCCGTTCCGTTCAGCGCACCGGAGGACGTCATCTTCGGCGCGAACACCCGGCTCGCCTTCGCGGTGATCAGCGCGGCGACGGAGGTGGGGGTCCCCAAGATCGTCACGGCCAGCAGCCCCACCGTGCTCGGTTACGGATGCCCTGCAGGATGGCTGCCGCCGTCGTTCCCGCTGGACGAACGCACCCCGGCCAAGCCCTGGAACGCCTACGCCCTGTCCAAGCTCATCGCCGAACAGACCGTACAGATGTTTGCCGCAGCGCAGGGGGAGAGGATCCGGTATGCGGCCTTCCGGCCGTGCTTCGTGATCTCGCCCGAGGAATGGGAGGGCGCCCCCACGCAGCAGGGCCACACCCTCGCCGAGCGCCTGGCGGACCCTGCACTCTCCGCCCCGGCCCTGTTCAACTACGTGGATGCGCGGGACGTGGCGGACTTCCTGGACCTGCTGCTTCAAAAGATGGAAGACATCCCCAACGGGGAAACCTTTTTCGTGGGCGCGGCGGACGCACTTGCCACTGCACCCCTTGCGGAACTGATGCCGAAATTCCTGCCCGGAAGCGAAGCACTCAGCGCCGGCCTCACCGGCACCAGCCCCGCATTCTCCATCGCCAAAGCCCAGGAACTGCTCGGCTGGCAACCCAAGCGCACGTGGCGCACCGAACTCAAACCCACCCTCAACGACGAGGCCTCCACGCTGGTCACTGCCGGCGGCGGAGCCAAGGAGACATCATGA